The Gammaproteobacteria bacterium nucleotide sequence CCAAGGACCAGCTCACCCTCTGAGCTATGAAGTTGGCAAATGGGCCAATGTTGAGATCGATGCTCGCCTCATCCAGAGCTTGCATATAGTCCTTGCGGTCCTCAACGCGAATCACTGTCCACGGATAACCCCCTGAGGCGAGGAATGCGTTCATCGTAAAACGCGCCATACGGCCATTGCCGTCTGGATAGGGGTGGATATAGCCAAAGAGCCAGTGGCCCAGGACGGCGCAGACTGCTGGTTCGGTCTCATTTTCAAGAAGATCGAATAAGGCTGGCATGGCATCGCGCACCGCTTCCCAACGCGGCGGCACGTAGCGAGAACCGCGTATATAGACCGCATTATCGCGATAACCGGCGAGCGCTGATGCCTGAATAAGCCCTGCCGCAACAGAGGGCTGGAAGAGCCCCCGATACCAGTCGCGATGGGCTGCTCTTACGATCTCTGCTGGCTTCTCCCCGCCGATGATCATCGTAACCGCGTCTTTTACAAGCTGAAAGGCTTGCCAATAGCCGCGTGCCGCTAACGCATCGCGGCTGTCACGATCATCATCATGATGATCGGGGTTCCAATTTCCAGCACGGACTCGCTCTATGAGCTCAGGTGTTACGCGGTAACCTTCGATGGATAACGAGTGATAGGCATCGCTTTCGTAAATCTCATCGACGAATTTGAGGTAGGTTTTTTTGTTCTTTGGCAATCCAGGCGCAGGCGGGAATGCGTCCAAGACAACGTCACGAGAGGACTGCCACAAGGCCTCCAACCGCCCGACGATTGGCGAGGTGCCGACTCTTAAGTCCGTGAATTTCTGCTCTTCGGTAAAGGGATCGGACTCGCGGACATCGTAGCCTGCAGCTTTCATGGCCGAGAGTATGTCGTCGGCGATATCGGCCCGGCCAATCCGCCGAAAAGCCCCGACAAGTCTGCCAGCAACGACCGAATGGCCGCCATCGAGGAGCTTTCCAAGAACTTCCGAAGAGTCTCCAATGTTTGAAAGAGCGACCTGCGCTTCGATGGGATAGCGCTGATAGAAATTCTCTGGGACCTTAATGAGCGCAGCCGGGATTGAGAAAAGCCGTAACCCGTCACGGTCAACAATATCACCCTTGGGTGGCATCTGCTCTTGTTTGAGATCGTAGAGGGATGTGCCGAATAGGAGCTTGATCGTGTTCGAGGTTCCTTTGGGCGTATAGATGATGACCTGGGGCGGTATGACATTACTTTCAGCGTGAAGGAGCAACGACTGCTCAGGCGATAAATGCCAGTCATTGCCAAAGCGCTCTTGGCAGTAGCGCGCGCAAAACTCCCAGAATGAGGCATACCAGGGCGTGCTGTCTCCTTCAGCCGTTTCCGGGCTGGATGAGATGAGCCAGCCCTTCATGACTTCTGCAATGAAGCCAAGCTTTAGAAGGCGCTCTCTGTGGACACGAGTAAGCTCTTTGGACTGGAAGACCTTCCGCCCATCGCTTTGAAGCTTTTTGAGCTCACTGAGTGAAGCCGCTAATTTTTCGTTCGGTGTCGCCATTAGGTTCCTGTTGCCGTCGGAGCGATACACGTATTTTATGCCGCATCATTACAAGTATATATTGCGGTGCATTAACAAGTCAATAATGTCGTATAATTACACGTTTTTAACGTTGTGCGAAAACACGTATATTATGTAAGACCTAGGCGTCAACGGTCCCGATCCCTATAGGGCTTACCCCTTCGATTCCTGCCCCCAGGACCGCCTGAAGGGGGTTTGGGACCACTGGAACCAAGACCACCATGGCCGGGCCGGTGAATCTGTGGCGAACGATCTCGCTCCACCCCATACACCCGTTATGGGAATCGGTGAATAAACGGCTAAATCGGAGCCCTGCCGGTTCAATGTCCGCTTTTTGCCCTTTTACGTCCGCTTTACCCCCGAAAGCGGACATTTTTCGGATTAGCGTTTACGTCCGCTTTACCCCCGTTAACGGACATTGTTCGGGTAGGCCAATATGTCCGTTCCTGACCCATAACGGACATTCTGACTGCCTATTGCGGATGCGTTTTCAACCACTCGCGGGCGA carries:
- a CDS encoding Fic family protein encodes the protein MATPNEKLAASLSELKKLQSDGRKVFQSKELTRVHRERLLKLGFIAEVMKGWLISSSPETAEGDSTPWYASFWEFCARYCQERFGNDWHLSPEQSLLLHAESNVIPPQVIIYTPKGTSNTIKLLFGTSLYDLKQEQMPPKGDIVDRDGLRLFSIPAALIKVPENFYQRYPIEAQVALSNIGDSSEVLGKLLDGGHSVVAGRLVGAFRRIGRADIADDILSAMKAAGYDVRESDPFTEEQKFTDLRVGTSPIVGRLEALWQSSRDVVLDAFPPAPGLPKNKKTYLKFVDEIYESDAYHSLSIEGYRVTPELIERVRAGNWNPDHHDDDRDSRDALAARGYWQAFQLVKDAVTMIIGGEKPAEIVRAAHRDWYRGLFQPSVAAGLIQASALAGYRDNAVYIRGSRYVPPRWEAVRDAMPALFDLLENETEPAVCAVLGHWLFGYIHPYPDGNGRMARFTMNAFLASGGYPWTVIRVEDRKDYMQALDEASIDLNIGPFANFIAQRVSWSLEQAA